Below is a genomic region from Paenibacillus rhizovicinus.
GCGTTCTCCCGCCATGAGGTCGGAAGTATTCACGTCATTCAGCAAATGGTCAAAGCCGCAAGCAGCGTAGGAATCGTACCGTTTTACGGAGGTCTGGAGCTCGAAGGATCGCTGGTCATCAAACCGTTCGCCGATCGGAATCCTACCATTTCGTTAGGCATCGTATACAAAGATAAAGATTTCCTGGGCAAAGCTTCGTTACTGTTAATGGACGCCATCAAGTCCATTCTTTAGGCCTTTAGGCCATTAATTGCAACTATATTTTCAAACCATTGCACAGCAAAAAGAAGCCGTTAGATACGAACGGCTTCTTTTGTTTACTTGCATGCAACCCAATTAACCGGTCACGCGACTCACGATTTTGAGAACCGTATCCCGTGTCAGTTTGCTGCCGCCGACGGAAATGAGTTTAACCGTGGCATGAGCCAGCGCTAGCGGCACCTTGCAGAACTTCAACGCCGGACCGTCCTTCAGGTCTGCGACATAAGAGTCGGCCACTTCCAAATTACGGCGGGTATACTGCTGCATCTCCTTAAAGCCCCAGCCATCAGGGAAGAAGTCCACGCCGCGTTTCATATCCTCGTTGCGATTGCGAAGAATATTAACGGCCTGCAAGCCTCTTCCGAAAGCAACGGCTTTCGTTAAGTCGGATTCCGTGCCGTCGTACCAAAGCCAAAGTTCGGAGAGCATCTCGCCGACCATACCGGCCACGCTATACGTATAACGATCCAGATCCTCTTCCGTGTGGATATTCCAGCCGCTCTGTACCCAGTCGGACATTTGCAAAGCCATCTTCGCGATGTACCGATTCACGATCGTCCGCGCGGTGGAAGGACAAAGCGCCACCCACTCGTCAAGACGCATCGTAACTGCCGGTAATGCCGTCCGGTAGGGGGATAATACGTTTTGTATGCTTTCAATGATTTCCGTGCTTTGGAAGGCATCGTGAATGCCGAGCAATAGCTGCACTTTTAACTCGTCGTTGAGTTCTTCGTGATCCTCTATTTCATCGATGGCCCGCATGCACAGATAGGCAGCCGATACGGCTTCCTTCAACCCTGATTCCAAACTGCTTATCGGAATATAAAAAGTGCGGCTCGTTTGTTTCAACATCGTCATTGCATCAATTAGGACGTCGTTATTAATGCGTAACCCCTCCAAATAGCATAAGCGTAGCTGTTTTATACCATGATACCATACAATATTATTAGCAATCCAATATGAACATTGTATTTATTTAAACCGAAAAGTTCAATCATCCGGCCCGTTCGAAATTATGTCAATATTTTCGATGGCAATAAAGCAACAACCGCCCGCCGTGCGTACGGCGAGCGGTTTTCTTACTCAGGTATGCATGCTGCGCTAACCATTAACCATTCTTGAATTCCAGCTTGCCATTCTTGATGGTGATTACCCTCGGCTTGCCTGAATTGTTCCACAACTGCTGAGTGGTAACCGAGTAGCTGCCATCCTTCGTGACGATCGTAACGGTCTTGCCGATTTTCTTGAACAGGCTGACGTCGATCGTCACCTTCGCCGAAGCGGTATTGCCGCCGGAAAGGTCGATGACGATCGTGTTCCCCGAGTTGATCAAGATGTCCTGCACCACCGACTTGTCGCTCAGATCCAGTATCGTAGTGCCGCTCTGCACCGTGAAGTGTACCGGAACGCCGCTGATGTTCACGATGTCCGCCGGTGCCGCCGGTGCCCGATTGACCGTGACCGTGTAGCTCTTGACCGTGCCGTCCTGAGCCGTGACAGTGACGGTGATCACGTTCGCCCCTACGGCCAGCGCATGAGCGCCGTCTCCAGTCACCGCTGCATTGGCGTCGTTAGGCGCCGCGGCGATCAGGATGGAATCGGCAGCGTTGGCCACATCTGCCGAGTATGCGGTGCTCGCCGGGTCAAAGACTGGCGTCAATGCTGCCGCATCGACAGTCAAACTCTTCAGCGTCGCATCATTAGAGAGCTGCTGCTGCGATCCCTCCAACAGCAATTGTCCCATGCCCACGCCTTTTGCGCCGGACGCGATACCGTCGAAGTATGCCAAGTATCCTCTGGCGCCGGCAGCCGAATCGTTGACTACCAAGGCGATATTATACGCATCGCCTGCAGCGACCGTATCGCCGTCCACCCCAAGGTACGCCCAATTGATCGCGATTTCGTAGGTAGTCGTGCCCGCCGCGGCATCCCGGACGATCGCGGTCGTTGCAGAGGAAGCCGGTATCGCGCTGTTCGCGCCCGTTAACGAACCGTCCGCGCCCCAGTTCCATTGCGTGATGCTCGCATCGCCGCTGTTCAATGCGAAGCCCAATTCACGATATCCGGCAGGCCCTCTCAGCGCAACCTGCATACCGTCGCCCATCCATATATTACCGCCGCTATTGGTTTGATTGAATGACGGCGTGTCGACCGTAACGCCAAGATACAAGTTCTGGTTATCCCAGGCCAGTTTCCCGGTCGCAGTAACGGCCGGATCCATGCCGGAAGCAGTACCTTTATTCAGATCGATCGGTTTGGCATTTGCCCATGCCGCGTCGTTCAACAGTCCGTCAACCGTCACCGGCGGATTATTCGTCGTGGCGTTCACAACGCCAAGCGTCGTGCTGGCCGTGCCGATTCCGGTTCCTTGCACGGTGGTATCGGTGTACGAAGCGGTATACTTCGTGCTCACCTCCGTCGTTGAAGGCGTGACGTCATAATAGAACTTAACCGGCGTCCCTGCGTTAACCGTGTAGGGCTGCGTATTTCCCAGGAAAGTCAATTCACCGGACTGCGGATTGCCCGAAGCGGCCACATTGGTTAGCGTCGCCGCAACCTGCCATTTCGATGCGGACTTGTCATATTCCGTGCTCAAGTCGAGTTTGACGTAGTCCGTAAGGTTGAATCGTTGATCCGGCGGAATTTGAATATGCTTCGGTTGATTGTAAACCTTCACGTAGTCC
It encodes:
- a CDS encoding squalene/phytoene synthase family protein, whose amino-acid sequence is MTMLKQTSRTFYIPISSLESGLKEAVSAAYLCMRAIDEIEDHEELNDELKVQLLLGIHDAFQSTEIIESIQNVLSPYRTALPAVTMRLDEWVALCPSTARTIVNRYIAKMALQMSDWVQSGWNIHTEEDLDRYTYSVAGMVGEMLSELWLWYDGTESDLTKAVAFGRGLQAVNILRNRNEDMKRGVDFFPDGWGFKEMQQYTRRNLEVADSYVADLKDGPALKFCKVPLALAHATVKLISVGGSKLTRDTVLKIVSRVTG